In Bradyrhizobium manausense, the sequence ATCGTCTCCGTTGCCGTGCCGGGGCCGCCGCCGGTGAGGACGTAGATGGTGTCAAAGAAGCGGAAGACGTCCATGAGCCTGACGGACACTGTGAACACGATGACCGGTACGAGCGATGGAAGAACGACATGGCGGATAATGCGCCAACTGCCGGCCCCATCGATCTTGGCCGCCTCTATTTGCGCCTGGTCGAGCGTCTGCAGGGCAGCGTAGAGCACCAGCATGACGAAGGGCGTGAAGATCCAGGCGTCGGCGAGCACGACGCAGACTCGCGCCCACATAGGATTTCCGAGCCAGTCGGGCGGATTGATGTTGAAGGTCGCCAGCGTTGCGTCGATGAGACCCCAGTTGGATGTCAGAATCCACTTCAGGAACAGCGTCGCCACCACAGGTGTGATGATGTGCGGCAGGAAGAGGAGGATCATGAATACGCGCGTGCTGAAGGTCAGCCGATAGAGCGCGAGCGCGAGAGCAAAGCCGAGCCCGAATTCGACGGCGACCGATCCGAAGGCGATGCCGATCGTGGTCCATAGCGACTGCCAGAAACGCGCTTCACTCAGCAATTGCGCGTAGTTCGCCAGACCAACGAATCGCATTCCCGGAGAGCCGAGATGGTAATCGAACGTGCTGAGATAGACCGCGTATCCGAGCGGCCACAGAAGAACGACTGCCATCAGTCCAAAGCTCGGGACCAAAAACAGCCATATGCCGCGCTGCGGACGCATGGCGTCAAATCTCTCGGGAGGGAAGCGGGATCAAGGTGGCGGGCATCGCAGCCCGCCGGAGAGCAGGTGGTTACTTGTAGTAGCCGCGGGTTTGCAGCAACTCGGTCGTCTCTTGCGCAGCCTGATCCAAGGCGGCCTTGACTTCCTTCTCGTTGGTCACCGCCTGCAGGATGTATCGTGTGACGATTGCCCCCACATCGAGGAAGTCGGGCATTGACGGAAACGGCTTTCCGACCTCCAGAGAGGCTCGGGCACCGGGATACCATCGATACTTCTTGGCAAGCCCGGGATCTCCGAGAACGGAAAGGCGGGGCGGCATTGCGAATTCCGCACCCCTTTGCATGCTCTCCTGACTGGCTGCCGTCGCAACCATCTTGAAGATGGCATCCTTGTCCTTGGACGAGTATTTCGAGATGGCAAAGCCGTCATTGGCGATACGTTGGCCGCCGCCCGGTGGCGCGATCCAGTTTATCTTGCCGACAAAGCGTGATTTCTTCTCGTCGTCCATTGACGCCGCGCGTGTGAACCATTGCAGTCCCATTGCAGCGAGGCCCTGCTGCAGATTGATGGTCGATTCGTCGTTGGCTGCGGAAGTGAAGCCGCGAGGCGCGAATGCGGTCATCTGCTTCATCGTGCTGATGGCGTTCACGCCGGCTGGCTGATTGAAGATTGGTTTCCAGCTCTTGTCGAACCAGCCTTCCCCTAGGGCGTTCAGGTACCAGTGCGCCTCGTTCAGGCAGCCGTCGACCGGCTTCAATGTCATGACCGTTCCGGAGACGCGCCCCTGATGGAGCTTCTTGGCGGCTTCCATGTAATCTTGCATGGTCTTTGGAAGAGCCACGCCATTATCCTTGAACAGGTCCTCACGGTAAAAGAACATCTCCGTGTTGGTCAGGATCGGCATCGAATAGATATGGCCGTTGTAACTGATCGACTCGATGACCGATTTCGGAAAGTCATCGAGCTTGAATTCATCCTTGTACTTTGCCCAGAGGTCGTCTAGCGGCTCCAGCCAACCGCTCGCCGCGAATTTCTGCATCGTCGTGTCGTTGAGATAGGCGACATCGATTGCGTCGGAGCGGGACGACATCGTAATCGATGCCAGCTCGACCTCCTTGTCGATCGGCATGAGTTCGACCGAGACCTGCCCTTCTGGGAGGGCCTTCTTCATCTGGTCAGTGTAGTATTCCAGGGCTGGCTGACGGTGGCTGATGACCCGGATCGGTCCTGCCGCTTTCGCAGGTGTGATGCAGGGCGCGAGGGTCGCTACGGCGGCCGCTCCCACAAATGATCTGCGGGTGATCGAGTTCCGGCTCATGTGGTGTTCTCCCTGTGAGGCTGCACTGAGTCCGTTATTTTCTTGAAAACGTACGGCAGCGGCAGCAGCGAGTCAAAAGAGATCGGGCGCTAGCTCGGAATGCCAAATCCGCCCCTCCGCGCGTGGCTCGGGTCCGCCGACGTCCCGAAACGCTGCAGGCCGCTGGAGCCCCAGCATGAAACCCGTCATCTCCCTAAACCATCCGATGAGGAGATCGCGGCCTGATCCGGTCTAGCCGGTCGCGCGCGGGAGCATGCCCTTTGCGGTGATCTCCGCGGAAAGCTCCTCGATCGTCTTGCGCTGCTCCATGGCTGATCTTCGGATCAGCGCAAAGGCGGCCGGCTCGGCCAGCGCGTGCGAATGCATCACCTGGAGAACGGCGGCCAGAACGACGCGGCGGGACCGCAGACGTTGCTCGAGCTTGCGCACCTGTTGTTTCAATTCAATGGTGCGTTCGTTGCGCTCGAACGCCATGACGAGCGCCGCGTAGATGCCAGCCGAACGCAGCGGTTTGATCAGGAACGAGGCCGGGTCGAGCTCGAACACCAGCTTCAGGCGGCTCGGCGTCTCGGTGCCGAGCAGGGCGATGACCGGGCAGCGCGCCAGGAACGCGCGTTGCACCGGGTGCAGCAAGGGCAGGAACTCGTCGTCGATCAGCGCCAGGTCCGGCGTAAGATCGACCGGTTCGCCTGGCGTCCACGCGATGCCT encodes:
- a CDS encoding carbohydrate ABC transporter permease encodes the protein MAVVLLWPLGYAVYLSTFDYHLGSPGMRFVGLANYAQLLSEARFWQSLWTTIGIAFGSVAVEFGLGFALALALYRLTFSTRVFMILLFLPHIITPVVATLFLKWILTSNWGLIDATLATFNINPPDWLGNPMWARVCVVLADAWIFTPFVMLVLYAALQTLDQAQIEAAKIDGAGSWRIIRHVVLPSLVPVIVFTVSVRLMDVFRFFDTIYVLTGGGPGTATETITMYTYQLGFQLLQVGKASALGIITLVIVAAIIATFSSVLQRGYGRN
- a CDS encoding extracellular solute-binding protein, whose protein sequence is MSRNSITRRSFVGAAAVATLAPCITPAKAAGPIRVISHRQPALEYYTDQMKKALPEGQVSVELMPIDKEVELASITMSSRSDAIDVAYLNDTTMQKFAASGWLEPLDDLWAKYKDEFKLDDFPKSVIESISYNGHIYSMPILTNTEMFFYREDLFKDNGVALPKTMQDYMEAAKKLHQGRVSGTVMTLKPVDGCLNEAHWYLNALGEGWFDKSWKPIFNQPAGVNAISTMKQMTAFAPRGFTSAANDESTINLQQGLAAMGLQWFTRAASMDDEKKSRFVGKINWIAPPGGGQRIANDGFAISKYSSKDKDAIFKMVATAASQESMQRGAEFAMPPRLSVLGDPGLAKKYRWYPGARASLEVGKPFPSMPDFLDVGAIVTRYILQAVTNEKEVKAALDQAAQETTELLQTRGYYK
- a CDS encoding ANTAR domain-containing response regulator, which encodes MRRQFERLGIEGIAWTPGEPVDLTPDLALIDDEFLPLLHPVQRAFLARCPVIALLGTETPSRLKLVFELDPASFLIKPLRSAGIYAALVMAFERNERTIELKQQVRKLEQRLRSRRVVLAAVLQVMHSHALAEPAAFALIRRSAMEQRKTIEELSAEITAKGMLPRATG